A genomic window from Sulfurospirillum multivorans DSM 12446 includes:
- the atpC gene encoding ATP synthase F1 subunit epsilon — MNTLKLEIVTPTGQIFANDVKSVTLPGKEGEFGVLPNHASLVTLLQAGVIDIELKDGNHDVVAINWGHVKVDENSVTVLADGAVSIGGANESEVAKSLEAAKALLESISDSDIAIAIATAKIESIAKTRKF, encoded by the coding sequence ATGAATACATTAAAATTGGAAATTGTGACGCCAACGGGTCAAATTTTTGCCAACGATGTAAAAAGTGTTACGCTTCCAGGTAAAGAGGGTGAGTTTGGTGTTTTACCAAACCACGCCTCCTTGGTAACGCTTTTACAAGCAGGTGTCATTGATATTGAACTAAAAGATGGAAATCATGATGTTGTCGCTATTAATTGGGGACATGTTAAAGTCGATGAGAACTCTGTTACAGTTTTAGCCGATGGCGCAGTCTCAATTGGTGGAGCCAATGAAAGCGAAGTTGCAAAATCATTAGAAGCTGCTAAAGCACTTTTAGAGAGTATTAGTGATTCAGATATTGCTATTGCGATTGCTACAGCAAAAATCGAGTCCATTGCAAAAACAAGGAAATTTTAA